TGATCGGGTCTAgcttctaaatttatttatgggTGAGATTTTAAATAATGGTGTTAGGAAATTAGGTtgatttagtttaaaatattattcaataaTATTAGATTATTGAGTTGATAACATGAATATATTGTTTTGTTTGCATGTCATGAACCACACATTCTCAAACTTTTGTCTTTCGATTTTAAAAAGAGTCCAAAGACATCTAGACTAGTTCGTATGGTATCATATTTGCTCACATGATTTTTATATCCTAGAAGTCACGAGTTCGAATATATTGATGCACAAAACTCTTCAATAATTacagttttttcaatttaagtaTCGAAACATGCTCTTAAAATCCTTTCAAAGTTAAGAAATAATCTTGAGAGGATACTAATGATGACTCGCGAACAATgcgtttatttaaatttaatggtaGATTACGCCGCTTAATATCTTGTGTTCCATTAGgtaggaatttttttttctataaaagactataacataaaaatttaaaatatataaaaatttggagatttagtttgtttgtttttttaaatctattatTAATCAACATTGTCACAAGAATAAAGGAGACAAAACTCAATATCAATGGtttcttttcccaaaaaaaaaaaaaaagcaagcaccttaacaaaaaatagaaaaaaaatgtggtgtattatatgtatatttttgatattttattattgaatgaATATTGTAGGTATTATTGTTAATACAGGAGAACGTGGGTTTGAGTGCGTTGAAACGggttatcctcctatttatgggttagggagAGACTATAGGTAATTCTAGACATTATTAAAAAGAGCAAATATGACCAGAACCTATAATTAGGGGCGAAATTAAGGGGGCTGGTAAGGCCCGTcccccccctaaaatggaaaatttctatttaggccttttaaagtttttaaaatttaaattattatagatgaaattacactttggcctcctttaaaaatataaaaatttgatttaatcctttaaaaattataaaaatatagactattaaaatggtaaaattacattttgtcatcgtaaaattacaatttcgaccctaaaaaaatttctgatTTCGCCCtgcctataatgagattaattaaaaaaattctttcttttttatgtttttaaatgagtacaaattaaaataaataaaatattatattataataaaaactcTAGAGActttttatagaatttaatcGCATCTACATTATtccaattattttataataaaagagTTAGcgtattaattaggttttagttaGGTTTAAGGGcttattaattaggtttttagTTAGGTTTAAGGGCTTCATCGTCAACTAATATTATCCAAAGATACAACCAACGACCAAAGGAAAAAATCGCAGaaataataaatctataaaaaaatcatttctactgtttaaaatttaacctatttttataatttttctttgtataattaatattttaataatttaagttctAACAATTGactttatcaatataattattatatattatattaaaaaaatttaatttcgttagTTGACTAATCACTAGTATaatgataatattatatttctatGCCACTTGAGCACATGTTAGTAGCACAAACAACGTTGACTCTCCCATTGGCTCTGCTTGAAGACAATGAAGAGATGTCATGTTGGATTATCCGTCATAATCAAAGGAGCATCAACCTTTTGCTCTCTCTTGAAAGgcatatatatttactttttaggTGTGAACATACTTTCAAAGAGTATAACAATTTCGCACCCATCAAATGCATAATAGAATGGGCTCATAGTGCACGTTCTTCACATATTGCATGATAGCAACTTCTTTAATAATAACTTGTCATGTCGTGTTAGTGGACAAGATGATCTCTCctataaatattcttttaacgATTAAAAATGATTGACTTTTTAGCCTTTAAAGTTACTTTGAGCAATTATCTTCTCTTTCAGCAATGCAACCTCTCAAATTTTAGACGGGTCGTTAAGTTTGGGTGGGTAACCCGACCCTTAAACATGTCTACTCTAGACTAAGTTTAATAGCATGGTGGTTACCATTCCTCTCTTCAATATTTTAGGAGAGTTTGCCTAGaaaaaattcgagaaattgaTGTTGGTTTGAATCATGGTATTTGGATGATTTttgaaatacaaaataaaaattcgtGATCATTTGaacataactaaaatttatttttatttaattcataattgattttaatttttataatgtaaaattaaataatttatatttaaaatagtgaaataacttaaaaatataaaaattatgtttaggaaaatactatataaaagttattatttttatttacttaaaattattaaattttagaaatattattgaaaatttttggagCTTTATCAAATAATGTTTAAAAGCCATAAAATAAAGTCATTTTgttgaaataaaatcaaaagaaaccaaaatcaatatttaaaaaatctagaATTGAAGcaaactaaattattataaatggCTTGAAAAATTCGAAAAAACTTATTAAATCGAAGCAAATTCACTCTTATAGGAGGGAGAAGGTCTGTTATTGACTTCTTACGAgatgatattataaaaaaaatcgcATTACATGGGCAACAGAAGTGATAGATACATTTAATGCAACTTGATTGGTTGTTAGGCTCATATGACTAAAGTAATGGGCTTGTCGTTGTCGAGTAAATCTTTCTTGGTAAGTAGATTTATTCATGAGTCAAATTTGGACAAAGATTTTATGTCTTGGGCACACCCAACTTGGCCGGgcttaaattcatttttaataataataatctatttttagatttaagtttaattataaaacacatgaatattaatataaaatgtatttttaatatttttattaatttttgaataatgaatattaatttttattaatattttaaatatttttatttagatttgttCAGTATTTTAATGTTGCAAAAATAAACTGGAAAAAGATAAACTGCTGATATCCTACAAAATCAGAAGTTGTTTAATcaaataaagaatcaaatttatttttctctaagTTCAAAATTAGTTCTCAATCACCTCCATTACTCAAAAATATTTCCCATTCATATCATTGGAAGTTCATTCTTACGCTTACATTTCCCCCCCCTGGTCTCATGCTTCTGTTCCGGTTTTAGTATCTTCAACCGTCTCTCCGAGAGTAAACCGAACGAACCTTCGGACTTTTATGTTCTCTCCGATTGCAGCAACGGTTTGCTTTACCAAGTCTTTAATCAACACGCTGTCGTCCTTGATGTATGGTTGTTCCAAAAGGGCAAGCTCTCCAAGCCGCTTTGATACCCTCCCTTCGACGATTTTCTCTCTAATGTTCTCCGGTTTTGATGCGAGGTCTTCTCTTTGCATCTCGAGCTCTTTTTCTTTGCTTACCGTACTCACTGGGATGTCTTCGATGGATACGAACTGCACCTGTGGACAGGCCACGACTTGCATTGCTAGATCATCGACCAACTCTTTGAATTTTTCGCTTCTACCAACAAAGTCAGTCTCGCAATTGACTTCAATTAGTACACCGATCCGAGAGTCGTGAATGTAGGAACCAATTCTGCCTTCAGCAGCAAGGCGGCTGGATTTCTTGTCCGCAGTTGAAAGGCCTTTCATTCTAAGGTATTCCTGAGCTTTCTCAAGGTCACCCCTGGTTTCGGACAGAGCTTTCTTGCAGTCCATCATCCCAGCACCTGTTTCTTCACGTAGTTGTTTAACAAGTGCGGCCGAGACTGCTACTGCAGGTCTGTAGAAGACAAATGAGTTCTTCATTTCAGCATTGTCCAACTAAAATAAATGGTTTATCATTCTCAAGCCTATAAACTACGAAGTGCCGTGTTTAGTTCATAAAAACGTGACCATAATGAGTTTGTATTATTACGAAACATGGGAAATATTTACTTACTTCTGATCAGTTTCCTTGGCTTCCAAGGAAGCCGGTTGTTCTTTTCTGACAGTAGAAACTGGCTTTGCTGCAGTTTGGGCAGCCACTTCGGCAGCAAAATCCTGGCTTTTCTTCTCAAGTCCCTCTCCGAGATTGAACCTCACAAATCTTTtcacttttatattttctccAATGGTAGCAATAGTCTGCTTCACCCAATCTTTCACTACTAACTTATCGTTCTTAATGTAGGGCTGCTCGAGTAAAGCCAATTCTTCAAGCCTCTTCCTTATTCGTCCTTTAACAATCTTAGATCTAATCTGTTCCGGTTTCGATAAGAGATCTTCCTTTTGCATCTCTATTTCTCTTTCCTTATTTACAATCTCCTCGGGAACATCTTCAGGAACAAGATATTGTACTTGAGAACTGGCAGCAACCTGCATGGCTAGATCATCGACAAGCTCCTTAAAGATGTCACCTCGGGAGACAAAATCCGTCTCACAGTTAACCTCTACTAGGACACCGATTCTACTATCGTGAATGTAAGAACCTATTCTTCCTTCAGCTGTGACTCGACTGGCTTTTTTATCTGCACCTGCCAAGCCTTTCTTGCGAAGAAACTCTTGCGCTTTAACAATATCTCCTCCGGTCTCCAAGAGTGCTTTCTTACAATCCATCATTCCTGCTCCTGTTTCTTCACGGAGATGCTTTACAAGAGCTGGTGATACGGTTGCTGCATAAATAgaacacaaaattttaaatatcatgaAAAAGGAATATAAAATACGAGTTTTAGgggttcaaatataaaaaagagagCATAATTTCAACGCATATCAAGATGGAGTCTATGTTACTCAGATTtggatattttcttttatgttttttcatGTATTCAGAGGTTCATATCCTCGTACTTCATTTAGATATGCATCAGACATGGGTACTTCATTTAGCTTTTAATAGGTAGAAACAACTGCCAAAATGGATGAAGTATAAACCTGTAATCACATTTTCCTTCGGGGTAGAGCCATTTGAATTGGTAACCTCGTCATTCTTTTGAGGTGGAGGTTCTACCTCTTCAACTTCCAAGGCAGACAGAGTTTCTGGTGATTCCATCGGCACTTCATCCTCAGTATTCTCAACTTTGTTCTCAGCTTCTTCAATCGCTTCACTTACAGAAGACTTAATCTGATCATCAGCTAATTCTTGAGATGGATCAGAGCTTACATTGTCTTCCGCAGTATCTGAGCAAAAACCGGCAATAAGAATTACAAAGTTCTAAGACAGATCCAGGTCTGAATAGTAATGGGGATATGACCCTCTGATGGATCTTACATTGTACACACCAGTAATGCCTTTGTTTAttatatgcatgcatgtatgcAGGCATGTAAATATCTATGTATTTGGATAATAGTAATGCCTTTGTTTATTATATgcatatgaattatgatatgcagattcacatatattcagTTTCCAAATCATCATTTTGGTGCAGAGTTATGATCATAtggtatgtatgtatatatgtatttggatAATAGTAATGCCTTTGTTTATTAATGCAGAAATCACGGATATTCAGTTTCCAATAATCATTTTGGTGTAGAGTTACGAACATATAATATTTAAGTATGCATTATGCATCTATGTATTTGGATGATAATAATGCCTTTGTTTATAACATGCATAATATAAACAGAATCACAGATATTCAGTTTCCAATCATCATTTTGCTGCAGAGTCATTAACATAAAGaatgtatgtatgtaatatGCTTGCACGCACTCACGTTTCTATGTATCAATGTATTTGGATAATAGTAATGCCTTTGCTTATTGTATGCATATTATATGCAGAACCACAGACATTTAGTTTCCAATCATCATATGGGTGCAGAGTCATGAACATATTGCATGTATGCaggcatgtatgtatgtatctatgtatttagataatattaatGCCTTTGTTTATTATATGCAGAATCACAGATATTCAGTTTCTGTCATCATTTTGGTGCAGTGTTACGAACATGCTGAATGAAATTCTCCAAATATAGGTTTGCTAGCAGTGTCGTGGATATCTACCTTCAACATCTTTCAAATCAGGAACATCGGGTTGTACATACGTGCTGCCAACACTGCCATTTTCCTTGGGAATAGCTCCAACTTCATCATCTTGAACTGATGTGGCAGACTGGATTTTATCCTCCGTCATGGGTGTTTCTACTTTTACTTCATCCTTTGCATCGGAATCTTCACCAACAACTGAACTTTCTGAAGTTGTAACTTGATCGACTATTTCTCCGGATGATCCCAAAGTTTCATCGCTTTCCACCACATCTACTAGTGGAACTTCTGCGCTACTTTCAGGAGATGAAACTTCAAAACTCTCCTCTGTTTCCTTATCCGTGGTTTCCTCCTTGTTTGCGATATTGGCAACAGTATCCGTTTCCTTTTCAACCAGTTCACCTGCTGCGGTAGCGTCAGACACCGTTTGAACCTCAATTTTCTCCGGCTTTTCTCTCTGATCCAAAAACGCAGCAATCTCCTTGTTATTATGGAAAGCTAGCATGAAGGGATTCGTTGCAGTGTACACCACACCTTGGCTGAGCTGCGAGTCCAAGTTGTCATTGTCCTCTTCTTTCTTCATCGTCAAGGTTACTTGTCCTCGTGTGATGCGCAACACACGTACTTTGACTTCTTGGCCAACCTGCAATGATGGCCCTCCCATCATGCTCATAAGTCCATCATCAGATTCTTCCGATGTAGGCAAGAATCCTTCTTCCCCCTCGGGAAGTGATATGAAAGCACCTGACCGAGTTAAATTCTTAACCGTTCCATCTAGGTCTTGTCCCTTGACAAATTTTGAGCTTTTCATCGGCTCCTTTTTCTGGCCAGGCCTTGAAGCATTCTTCCTAGCTGGCCTGGCCCTGTCAGTCCCGGAAGGACTGTCTTTTTGTGGTTGCCGTTTACTAGCATCATCATTTTCACGCATTGAAAGCGATATCCTCCCACTCTCGGTGTTTACTTCAACTAACCTCACCTTTACCTCTTGTCCAACTGAAACAACACTCGCAACATCCTTAACAAAGCTATCACTTAGCCTAGAAACATGCACCAGTCCATCCGTGAAAGCCCCGAAATCAACAAAAGCACCAAATGGTTGGATTGATCTTACTTTCCCGGTAAACATTGCACCAGGAATAAGCTCCTCGTCCTTAACAGGCGGCATCTCACTTTTCCTTACAGATCTCGTTCGTTTGGACTGTGTTGGTGCATCATTTGAATCTGATTTTTCACTTGTTTCAACTGCATCTACGGGAGAATCAGATTGCTCCACTGCTACATCAGTCCCAGTTGCAGATATACAGGTTCCTGGTTTTCCATTCAAAGCATACCCTGTTCTGTATTGTGGAAATGATGTAACGCGGGTTGACAAAGGTAGGATAAATCTATGTGAGGGTAGAGCATATCTTGTGTGTCTCCTTGAGGAACTGCATCTCGTTAAACTAGTGTTCTTCCTTACCGAACAGGCAGCACCGAGAATAAGCGTAGTATTGCTAGTAGAACACGGGATCACAGGAGTCATAGTGGCGAAAATCGAAGTACAATCTGCACTAAAATAAGTGCTTCATCTGTATCTTCACCTGCAAGAACATGAACAATGCactcaaaacacataaatttccAAAGTTTTCAATACGGCACACAATATACGAGCACCAACATACCGGAACCAATACAGTTAATATCTTCGATTAATACCCCAGAAAACAGAAAATTACAATCACAGGCATAAATATggtgattaaatttgttatgcaaatcaaaatttcatgttcaaCTCAAGGTATAGTAGGTTGCAAGTGTATAACAGTTTGGACTTTAGAACCACAACACATAGATAGCATCTTTCATCTAGTTATTCTAGCCTGCATTACTCGAGCTCGAAACCTTGGACTGTTCTACCCTCGTATCATATCCAAATATGAGTCGGACATGAGTAGCGGATAAGGGTGCTTCAACTAAAGTGCATAATGAACCAATGTAACACTTAAAAGGTGAAAATTAACCAAATGGTGCTTAACATAAAAGGGTTCTTATCAAAATCCATCTCAAGGTAGCTGCATGAACCAATTGAGTTAAACTTTGAGTTCGATAATCGGGTTTTTTTCATCACATTGTTCACTGCTACAGTAGTAGGATTTTCACTTAAAAGAACACCAAGACCCAACATTTCACTTCCAATTCAATaaacaagaacaacaaattcattaccaaaaatacaataaaaaaattcatggttTCAGTCAAAGAGAAGCAACAACCTGAGAAAATATGAACAACCGAACATTAGAAATTCGATGAAGAACATATAGAAACTTCAAAAATCAATGAGCCATTGTCATATTACAAGCAAAAACTgtaccttttttaaaaaaaaaagagataaagcTTTCTGGGGAAAATTTTCAGAAGTGAACTAAATGAAAATGAGTACAAGAGAAAAGCCTATTGCTTGCTATTCATCAGAAATGGAAGAGAGGGAAATGAAAGGTTGGGCTTTAGCCTTTAAATCCTTATCTATTTTTTCCATTAATggataggaaaaagaaaaacagaacaACAATATGATTATGGGCTCGGCTTGGCTCGGCTCTTGCGCAAGTTTGTTTCTCAGCCTTTAGTTTTTGGTCggctaaaaaaattattttagggttaaaataacatttagtccttgaacttggtaatttttcaatttaatccctgagCTTTTTTTCACATTAGTTctaatagttgaaaatttttatcagTTTTGGTTCATAAGATGACATGATGGTGTGATGAAAGTTTAAATAATGATGTGGTACAACTTCAGAGTATCACATCATCACAAGGACAACAACTGTTGCTACGTTTTAAGACTAAATGTTGCCTAATCCtcttattttatgtaaaattttaagtctaaTGTATATAACTGTACTATTATTTAAATGgttgattgagttggtattaCCCATCAACTGGTAGGAGCCTCTGCcctcttaaaatagaaaaattttcatttagaccctttttataatttataaaattttaaattaataatggtaagATTGCATTTTGgcccctaaaatgataaaattttgatttaatcatttaaaattataaaatatagattattaaaataataaaattacattttattatcttaaattatataatttaatttagtcctccaaaaatattttcaactaCGTGCTTACCATCAACTCAATTGAAAGAtcacaaataattcatttatattattattttaatgatcaagttaattaatataactcattaaatgaattataattcaattgtgaaattactaaaatttaaatccactccttttaatgtatgaattgaTTCACTTATCcgtctaattaattttttatttttaaataaaggaaaaagaaaaaaagtcatTGACGTTGCAGTGATTCCAAAAGTCAATGAAAACTGTAAAATCAAaccattcaatcaaaaaataatattatgacAAAATTATTGAGAGGCCTTTCTATAATATCACCACTCCTTTCCGTCACCGGAAACTGTCTTTTTTGTCCCATTTCCGGCAGCATTCTGAGGATGTTCAATGGCACTTGGTTTGGTTTTGATAACGTGACGTGTCATTTTTCGTTGGTAACTATTTCCGGATAAACTTggaagaaaattataattaaaacaaaaaaaaattacgggtaaactataaaaaatagtcacttttatttgcttcacattatattttagttatttatgtcTATGTTTTAGCCACTTACATTATCATCTTGTTACAAAGTGGTCACTCTATCGTTAAGTTTTGTTACCTCCCTGACGACGGTCCTACGTTATTTTCAGTTTAGCAACTGGACATttaagttgacatttaaaaacCCATTTAGACTGCCGCTAAGGAGGTAACAGAGTTTAACAATAaagtagaggtgttcatgggcggG
The nucleotide sequence above comes from Gossypium raimondii isolate GPD5lz chromosome 13, ASM2569854v1, whole genome shotgun sequence. Encoded proteins:
- the LOC105782287 gene encoding polyprotein of EF-Ts, chloroplastic, giving the protein MTPVIPCSTSNTTLILGAACSVRKNTSLTRCSSSRRHTRYALPSHRFILPLSTRVTSFPQYRTGYALNGKPGTCISATGTDVAVEQSDSPVDAVETSEKSDSNDAPTQSKRTRSVRKSEMPPVKDEELIPGAMFTGKVRSIQPFGAFVDFGAFTDGLVHVSRLSDSFVKDVASVVSVGQEVKVRLVEVNTESGRISLSMRENDDASKRQPQKDSPSGTDRARPARKNASRPGQKKEPMKSSKFVKGQDLDGTVKNLTRSGAFISLPEGEEGFLPTSEESDDGLMSMMGGPSLQVGQEVKVRVLRITRGQVTLTMKKEEDNDNLDSQLSQGVVYTATNPFMLAFHNNKEIAAFLDQREKPEKIEVQTVSDATAAGELVEKETDTVANIANKEETTDKETEESFEVSSPESSAEVPLVDVVESDETLGSSGEIVDQVTTSESSVVGEDSDAKDEVKVETPMTEDKIQSATSVQDDEVGAIPKENGSVGSTYVQPDVPDLKDVEDTAEDNVSSDPSQELADDQIKSSVSEAIEEAENKVENTEDEVPMESPETLSALEVEEVEPPPQKNDEVTNSNGSTPKENVITATVSPALVKHLREETGAGMMDCKKALLETGGDIVKAQEFLRKKGLAGADKKASRVTAEGRIGSYIHDSRIGVLVEVNCETDFVSRGDIFKELVDDLAMQVAASSQVQYLVPEDVPEEIVNKEREIEMQKEDLLSKPEQIRSKIVKGRIRKRLEELALLEQPYIKNDKLVVKDWVKQTIATIGENIKVKRFVRFNLGEGLEKKSQDFAAEVAAQTAAKPVSTVRKEQPASLEAKETDQKPAVAVSAALVKQLREETGAGMMDCKKALSETRGDLEKAQEYLRMKGLSTADKKSSRLAAEGRIGSYIHDSRIGVLIEVNCETDFVGRSEKFKELVDDLAMQVVACPQVQFVSIEDIPVSTVSKEKELEMQREDLASKPENIREKIVEGRVSKRLGELALLEQPYIKDDSVLIKDLVKQTVAAIGENIKVRRFVRFTLGETVEDTKTGTEA